The following proteins are encoded in a genomic region of Neomonachus schauinslandi chromosome 7, ASM220157v2, whole genome shotgun sequence:
- the LOX gene encoding protein-lysine 6-oxidase isoform X1 produces MRFAWTALLLGPLQLCALLRCAPPAAGQQQPPRQQPPAPAAWRQRIQWENNGQVFSLLSLGSQYQPQRRRDPGTTAPGAANAAAPQPRTPILLLRNRTAAARERTAGTSGVAGRPRPAARHWFQAGYSSSGARDAGDSRDGNRTAPGERPTLSNLQPPSRVDGMVGDDPYNPYKYSDDNPYYNYYDTYERPRPGSRYRPGYGTGYFQYGLPDLVPDPYYIQASTYVQKMAMYNLRCAAEENCLASTAYRADVRDYDHRVLLRFPQRVKNQGTSDFLPSRPRYSWEWHSCHQHYHSMDEFSHYDLLDAGTQRRVAEGHKASFCLEDTSCDYGYHRRFACTAHTQGLSPGCYDTYNADIDCQWIDITDVKPGNYILKVSVNPSYLVPESDYSNNVVRCEIRYTGHHAYASGCTISPY; encoded by the exons ATGCGCTTCGCCTGGACCGCGCTCCTGCTCGGGCCCCTGCAGCTCTGCGCGCTCCTGCGCTGCGCCCCGCCGGCCGCCGGCCAGCAGCAGCCCCCTCGCCAGCAGCCGCCGGCTCCGGCCGCCTGGCGCCAGAGGATCCAATGGGAGAACAACGGGCAGGTGTTCAGCCTGCTGAGCCTGGGCTCGCAGTACCAGCCGCAGCGCAGACGGGACCCGGGCACCACCGCCCCGGGCGCTGCCAACGCCGCAGCCCCGCAGCCGCGCACGCCGATCCTGCTGCTCCGCAACCGCACGGCGGCAGCACGCGAGCGCACTGCAGGCACGTCGGGGGTCGCCGGCCGACCCAGACCCGCCGCCCGCCATTGGTTCCAAGCTGGCTACTCGTCGTCCGGGGCCCGCGACGCTGGGGACTCGCGCGACGGCAACCGGACGGCTCCCGGAGAGCGCCCGACGCTCAGTAACCTGCAGCCGCCCAGCCGCGTAGACGGCATGGTGGGCGACGACCCGTACAACCCCTACAAGTACTCCGACGACAACCCCTATTACAACTACTACGACACGTACGAAAGGCCCCGGCCCGGGAGCAGGTACCGGCCCGGATACGGCACCGGCTATTTCCAGTACG GTCTCCCGGACCTGGTGCCAGACCCGTACTACATCCAGGCGTCCACGTACGTGCAAAAGATGGCCATGTACAACCTGAGATGCGCTGCGGAGGAAAACTGCTTGGCCAG CACAGCATATAGAGCAGATGTCAGAGATTATGATCACAGGGTGCTGCTAAGATTCCCCCAAAGAGTGAAAAACCAAGGGACATCAGATTTCTTACCAAGCCGACCGAGATATTCCTGGGAATGGCACAGCTGTCACCA ACATTACCACAGCATGGATGAATTCAGCCACTATGACCTACTTGATGCTGGTACCCAGAGGAGAGTGGCTGAAGGCCACAAAGCCAGTTTCTGTCTTGAGGACACATCCTGTGACTATGGCTACCACAGGCGATTTGCATGTACTGCGCATACACAG gggtTGAGTCCTGGCTGTTATGATACCTATAATGCAGACATAGACTGCCAGTGGATTGATATTACGGATGTAAAACCTGGAAACTACATTCTAAAG GTCAGTGTGAACCCCAGCTACCTGGTGCCTGAATCGGACTATTCCAACAACGTTGTGCGCTGTGAAATCCGCTACACGGGACACCATGCCTATGCCTCGGGCTGCACGATTTCACC GTATTAG
- the LOX gene encoding protein-lysine 6-oxidase isoform X2, whose protein sequence is MRFAWTALLLGPLQLCALLRCAPPAAGQQQPPRQQPPAPAAWRQRIQWENNGQVFSLLSLGSQYQPQRRRDPGTTAPGAANAAAPQPRTPILLLRNRTAAARERTAGTSGVAGRPRPAARHWFQAGYSSSGARDAGDSRDGNRTAPGERPTLSNLQPPSRVDGMVGDDPYNPYKYSDDNPYYNYYDTYERPRPGSRYRPGYGTGYFQYGLPDLVPDPYYIQASTYVQKMAMYNLRCAAEENCLASTAYRADVRDYDHRVLLRFPQRVKNQGTSDFLPSRPRYSWEWHSCHQHYHSMDEFSHYDLLDAGTQRRVAEGHKASFCLEDTSCDYGYHRRFACTAHTQGLSPGCYDTYNADIDCQWIDITDVKPGNYILKVSVNPSYLVPESDYSNNVVRCEIRYTGHHAYASGCTISP, encoded by the exons ATGCGCTTCGCCTGGACCGCGCTCCTGCTCGGGCCCCTGCAGCTCTGCGCGCTCCTGCGCTGCGCCCCGCCGGCCGCCGGCCAGCAGCAGCCCCCTCGCCAGCAGCCGCCGGCTCCGGCCGCCTGGCGCCAGAGGATCCAATGGGAGAACAACGGGCAGGTGTTCAGCCTGCTGAGCCTGGGCTCGCAGTACCAGCCGCAGCGCAGACGGGACCCGGGCACCACCGCCCCGGGCGCTGCCAACGCCGCAGCCCCGCAGCCGCGCACGCCGATCCTGCTGCTCCGCAACCGCACGGCGGCAGCACGCGAGCGCACTGCAGGCACGTCGGGGGTCGCCGGCCGACCCAGACCCGCCGCCCGCCATTGGTTCCAAGCTGGCTACTCGTCGTCCGGGGCCCGCGACGCTGGGGACTCGCGCGACGGCAACCGGACGGCTCCCGGAGAGCGCCCGACGCTCAGTAACCTGCAGCCGCCCAGCCGCGTAGACGGCATGGTGGGCGACGACCCGTACAACCCCTACAAGTACTCCGACGACAACCCCTATTACAACTACTACGACACGTACGAAAGGCCCCGGCCCGGGAGCAGGTACCGGCCCGGATACGGCACCGGCTATTTCCAGTACG GTCTCCCGGACCTGGTGCCAGACCCGTACTACATCCAGGCGTCCACGTACGTGCAAAAGATGGCCATGTACAACCTGAGATGCGCTGCGGAGGAAAACTGCTTGGCCAG CACAGCATATAGAGCAGATGTCAGAGATTATGATCACAGGGTGCTGCTAAGATTCCCCCAAAGAGTGAAAAACCAAGGGACATCAGATTTCTTACCAAGCCGACCGAGATATTCCTGGGAATGGCACAGCTGTCACCA ACATTACCACAGCATGGATGAATTCAGCCACTATGACCTACTTGATGCTGGTACCCAGAGGAGAGTGGCTGAAGGCCACAAAGCCAGTTTCTGTCTTGAGGACACATCCTGTGACTATGGCTACCACAGGCGATTTGCATGTACTGCGCATACACAG gggtTGAGTCCTGGCTGTTATGATACCTATAATGCAGACATAGACTGCCAGTGGATTGATATTACGGATGTAAAACCTGGAAACTACATTCTAAAG GTCAGTGTGAACCCCAGCTACCTGGTGCCTGAATCGGACTATTCCAACAACGTTGTGCGCTGTGAAATCCGCTACACGGGACACCATGCCTATGCCTCGGGCTGCACGATTTCACCGTGA